The following coding sequences lie in one Bos taurus isolate L1 Dominette 01449 registration number 42190680 breed Hereford chromosome 28, ARS-UCD2.0, whole genome shotgun sequence genomic window:
- the OPN4 gene encoding melanopsin isoform X1 has translation MNPPSGPRAPLGPVQESSCLATPASSSRWDSSRSSASSLGHPPSISPTAVRAQAAAWVPFPTVDVPDHAHYTLGTVILLVGLTGMLGNLTVIYTFCRSRGLRTPANMFIINLAVSDFLMSFTQAPVFFASSLYKQWLFGEAGCEFYAFCGALFGITSMITLTAIALDRYLVITRPLATVGMVSKRRAALVLLGVWLYALAWSLPPFFGWSAYVPEGLLTSCSWDYVSFTPSVRAYTMLLFCFVFFLPLLIIIYCYIFIFKAIRETGQALQTFGTCEGGSECPRQRQRLQNEWKMAKIELLVILLFVLSWAPYSTVALMGFAGYAHILTPYMNSVPAVIAKASAIYNPIIYAITHPKYRLAIAQHLPCLGVLLGVSGQRTGLYTSYRSTHRSTLSSQASDLSWISGRRRQASLGSESEVGWMDTEATAAWGAGQQVSGWSPCSQRLDDVEAKALPRPQGRDSEAPGKVTGSDTCQPVQRWDRSK, from the exons ATGAACCCTCCTTCAGGGCCAAGAGCCCCGCTGGGCCCGGTGCAGGAATCCAGCTGCCTGGCCACCCCAGCCTCCTCCAGCAGGTGGGACAGCTCCCGGAGCAGCGCCTCCAGCCTGGGCCACCCTCCGTCCATCAGCCCCACG GCAGTCAGGGCTCAGGCTGCTGCCTGGGTCCCCTTCCCCACGGTTGATGTTCCAGACCACGCCCACTACACCCTGGGCACGGTGATCCTGCTGGTGGGACTTACGGGGATGCTGGGAAATCTGACGGTCATCTATACCTTCTGCAG GAGCAGAGGCCTCAGGACACCTGCCAACATGTTCATTATCAACCTCGCAGTCAGCGACTTCCTCATGTCCTTCACTCAGGCCCCCGTCTTCTTCGCCAGCAGCCTCTATAAGCAGTGGCTCTTTGGAGAAGCAG GCTGTGAATTCTATGCCTTCTGTGGGGCTCTCTTTGGCATCACCTCCATGATTACCCTGACGGCCATCGCCCTGGACCGCTACCTGGTGATCACACGCCCACTGGCCACCGTCGGGATGGTGTCCAAGAGGCGGGCCGCGCTTGTCCTGCTGGGCGTCTGGCTCTATGCCCTAGCTTGGAGCCTGCCGCCCTTCTTTGGCTGGA GTGCCTATGTGCCCGAAGGCCTGCTGACCTCTTGCTCCTGGGACTACGTGAGCTTCACGCCGTCCGTCCGCGCCTACACCATGCTGCTCTTCTGTTTTGTGTTCTTCCTCCCCTTGCTCATCATCATTTACTGCTACATCTTCATCTTCAAGGCCATCCGAGAGACGGGCCA AGCTCTCCAGACCTTCGGGACCTGCGAGGGTGGCAGTGAGTGTCCCCGGCAGCGGCAGCGGCTACAGAATGAGTGGAAAATGGCCAAGATCGAGCTGCTGGTCATCCTCCTCTTTGTGCTCTCCTGGGCCCCCTACTCCACTGTCGCCCTGATGGGCTTTGCTGG GTACGCACATATCCTGACGCCCTACATGAACTCGGTGCCAGCTGTCATTGCCAAGGCCTCTGCCATCTACAACCCCATCATTTACGCCATCACCCACCCCAAGTACAG ATTGGCCATCGCCCAGCACCTGCCCTGCCTGGGGGTGCTGCTGGGCGTGTCGGGCCAGCGCACTGGCCTGTACACCAGCTACCGCTCCACTCATCGCTCCACGCTGAGTAGCCAGGCCTCGGACCTCAGCTGGATCTCTGGACGGAGGCGCCAGGCATCCCTGGGCTCTGAGAGCGAGGTG ggCTGGATGGACACAGAAGCAACAGCTGCTTGGGGGGCTGGCCAGCAGGTGAGCGGATGGTCCCCCTGCAGTCAGCGCCTGGATGATGTGGAAGCCaaggccctgcccaggccccaggGACGGGACTCAGAGGCTCCCGGGAAGGTAACTGGGTCTGACACCTGCCAACCTGTACAAAGGTGGGACAGGAGCAAGTAG
- the OPN4 gene encoding melanopsin, with protein MNPPSGPRAPLGPVQESSCLATPASSSRWDSSRSSASSLGHPPSISPTAVRAQAAAWVPFPTVDVPDHAHYTLGTVILLVGLTGMLGNLTVIYTFCRSRGLRTPANMFIINLAVSDFLMSFTQAPVFFASSLYKQWLFGEAGCEFYAFCGALFGITSMITLTAIALDRYLVITRPLATVGMVSKRRAALVLLGVWLYALAWSLPPFFGWSAYVPEGLLTSCSWDYVSFTPSVRAYTMLLFCFVFFLPLLIIIYCYIFIFKAIRETGQALQTFGTCEGGSECPRQRQRLQNEWKMAKIELLVILLFVLSWAPYSTVALMGFAGYAHILTPYMNSVPAVIAKASAIYNPIIYAITHPKYRLAIAQHLPCLGVLLGVSGQRTGLYTSYRSTHRSTLSSQASDLSWISGRRRQASLGSESEVGWMDTEATAAWGAGQQVSGWSPCSQRLDDVEAKALPRPQGRDSEAPGKAKGLLPNLDARM; from the exons ATGAACCCTCCTTCAGGGCCAAGAGCCCCGCTGGGCCCGGTGCAGGAATCCAGCTGCCTGGCCACCCCAGCCTCCTCCAGCAGGTGGGACAGCTCCCGGAGCAGCGCCTCCAGCCTGGGCCACCCTCCGTCCATCAGCCCCACG GCAGTCAGGGCTCAGGCTGCTGCCTGGGTCCCCTTCCCCACGGTTGATGTTCCAGACCACGCCCACTACACCCTGGGCACGGTGATCCTGCTGGTGGGACTTACGGGGATGCTGGGAAATCTGACGGTCATCTATACCTTCTGCAG GAGCAGAGGCCTCAGGACACCTGCCAACATGTTCATTATCAACCTCGCAGTCAGCGACTTCCTCATGTCCTTCACTCAGGCCCCCGTCTTCTTCGCCAGCAGCCTCTATAAGCAGTGGCTCTTTGGAGAAGCAG GCTGTGAATTCTATGCCTTCTGTGGGGCTCTCTTTGGCATCACCTCCATGATTACCCTGACGGCCATCGCCCTGGACCGCTACCTGGTGATCACACGCCCACTGGCCACCGTCGGGATGGTGTCCAAGAGGCGGGCCGCGCTTGTCCTGCTGGGCGTCTGGCTCTATGCCCTAGCTTGGAGCCTGCCGCCCTTCTTTGGCTGGA GTGCCTATGTGCCCGAAGGCCTGCTGACCTCTTGCTCCTGGGACTACGTGAGCTTCACGCCGTCCGTCCGCGCCTACACCATGCTGCTCTTCTGTTTTGTGTTCTTCCTCCCCTTGCTCATCATCATTTACTGCTACATCTTCATCTTCAAGGCCATCCGAGAGACGGGCCA AGCTCTCCAGACCTTCGGGACCTGCGAGGGTGGCAGTGAGTGTCCCCGGCAGCGGCAGCGGCTACAGAATGAGTGGAAAATGGCCAAGATCGAGCTGCTGGTCATCCTCCTCTTTGTGCTCTCCTGGGCCCCCTACTCCACTGTCGCCCTGATGGGCTTTGCTGG GTACGCACATATCCTGACGCCCTACATGAACTCGGTGCCAGCTGTCATTGCCAAGGCCTCTGCCATCTACAACCCCATCATTTACGCCATCACCCACCCCAAGTACAG ATTGGCCATCGCCCAGCACCTGCCCTGCCTGGGGGTGCTGCTGGGCGTGTCGGGCCAGCGCACTGGCCTGTACACCAGCTACCGCTCCACTCATCGCTCCACGCTGAGTAGCCAGGCCTCGGACCTCAGCTGGATCTCTGGACGGAGGCGCCAGGCATCCCTGGGCTCTGAGAGCGAGGTG ggCTGGATGGACACAGAAGCAACAGCTGCTTGGGGGGCTGGCCAGCAGGTGAGCGGATGGTCCCCCTGCAGTCAGCGCCTGGATGATGTGGAAGCCaaggccctgcccaggccccaggGACGGGACTCAGAGGCTCCCGGGAAG GCCAAGGGGCTGCTCCCCAACCTGGACGCCAGGATGTAG